TCCGAGTCGACGTACGGCGACATCACGACCACGCACACCTACGCCGACCGGGTCGACACCGTCACCAAGGCGCACGCGGCCGGCCTGTCCGCCTGCTCGGGTCTGATCGCCGGCATGGGCGAGAGCGACGAGGACCTCGTCGACGTCGTCTATTCGCTGCGCGACCTGGACCCCGACTCGGTTCCGGTCAACTTCCTGATCCCGGTCGAGGGCACCCCGCTGGCCGCGGAGTGGAACCTCACCCCGCAGCGCTGTCTGCGCATCCTCGCGATGGTCCGCTTCGTCTGCCCCGACGTCGAGGTGCGCATCGCGGGCGGCCGTGAGGTCCATCTGCGCACGATGCAGCCCCTGGCACTCAATCTGGCCAACTCGATCTTCCTCGGCGACTACCTCACCACCGAGGGCCAGGCAGGCCAGGCCGACCTGGAGATGATCGCCGACGCCGGTTTCGAGGTGGAGGGCGCGGGCCAGGTGACCCTGCCGGAGCACCGGGCGACGGCCGGAGGCGGATGCGGCTCGCACGGGTCCGCGGACTGCGGGTCGCACGAGAGCACCGGATGCGGATCGCACGAGGGCGGCGGTCTCTGCGGTACGGCCGCCCCCGCCGCGCCTGCGGTGAGCGAGCCCCGTACGGACCTGGTCGCCGTCCGCCGTCGAGGTGCCGGAACGGATCTCGCGCCCAATGCCTGATCTGTCCGGCCTGCCCGTGTCGGAGCTGCTGGAGCTCGACCGTCGGCATGTGTGGCATCCGTACGGTCCGATGCCCGGCCGGGTCGACCCGCTCGTCGTCGAGTCGGCGAGCGGGGTGCGGCTGCGGATGGCGGACGGGTCCGGGGAACTGGTCGACGGGATGTCGTCCTGGTGGTCGGCGATCCACGGCTACAACCACCCGGTGCTGAACGAGGCCGCGCGCGAGCAGCTGGGGCGGATGAGCCATGTGATGTTCGGCGGGCTCACCCACGAGCCCGCCGTCCGCCTCGCGAAGCTCCTTGTCGACATGTCTCCCGAGGGGCTGGAGCATGTCTTCCTCGCCGACTCGGGGTCGGTGTCGGTCGAGGTCGCGGTGAAGATGTGCCTCCAGTACTGGCGCTCGCTGGGCCGCACGGGCAAACAGCGGCTGCTGACCTGGCGCGGCGGCTACCACGGCGACACCTGGCAGCCGATGTCGGTGTGCGATCCCGAGGGCGGGATGCACGACCTGTGGAGCGGGATCCTGCCCCGCCAGGTCTTCGTGGACGCGCCTCCCGCCGAGTACGACGAGTCGTACGCCGATCAGCTGCGCGGGGCGATCGAGCGGCACGCGGACGAACTGGCCGCGGTGATCGTGGAGCCGGTGGTGCAGGGCGCCGGCGGGATGCGGTTCCACTCCCCCGCGTATCTGCGGGTGCTGCGCGAGGCGTGCGACGCGCACGACGTGCTGCTGGTGTTCGACGAGATCGCGACCGGATTCGGGCGTACGGGCACGATGTTCGCGGCGGAGCACGCGGGCGTGACGCCGGACGTGATGTGCGTGGGCAAGGCGCTGACCGGCGGTTACATGACGATGGCGGCGACCCTGTGCACGCCTCGGGTGGCCGACGGCATCTCGCGGGGCGAGGTCCCGGTGCTCGCGCACGGCCCCACGTTCATGGGCAACCCGCTCGCCGCGTCGGTCGCCTGCGCCTCGATCGGGCTGCTGCTCGCGCAGGACTGGCTCGCAGAGGTCGAACGGATCGGGACGGGACTGCGGGAGGGACTGGCGCCTGCTCGGGAGCTCGCGGGCGTGCGGGACGTACGCGTCCTGGGGGCCATCGGGGTCGTGCAGCTGGACCACGAGGTCGACATGAAGGCGGCCACGGACGCGGCCGTACGCGAGGGTGTGTGGCTGCGGCCGTTCCGCGACCTCGTCTACACGATGCCGCCGTACGTCACGGGCGACGAGGACGTGGCACGGATCGCGCGTGCGGTGTGCGCCGCCGCCCGGGAGGGATGACATGCCGGTACTGGTGATCACGGGGACGGGCACGGAGGTCGGCAAGACCGTCGCCACGGCCGCCGTCGCCGCCGCAGCCCTCGCCGCCGGACGGACGGTCGCCGTCCTGAAGGCCGCGCAGACCGGCGTACGGCCGGACGAGCCGGGGGACGCCGACGAGGTGGCACGGCTCGCGGGCGCGGTGACGAAGGCCGAAGTCGCCCGCTATCCCGAGCCGTTGGCTCCGGCGACGGCCGCCCGGCGTGCTCTTCTCGCACCGGTGCGCCCTCCTGAGGTGGCCAAGGCCGCCGCCGAACTGGCCGCCGAGCACGATCTGGTGCTGGTCGAGGGCGCGGGCGGGCTCCTCGTCCGCTTCGACGACATGGGCGGGACACTGGCCGACGCGGCGGAACTGCTGCGGGCGCCGGTCCTGGTCGTGGCGTCCGCGGGCCTGGGAACCCTGAACACCACAGAACTGACGGCTCGTGAACTCCGGCGCCGGGGCCTGGACTTCGAGGGTGTGGTGATCGGCAGCTGGCCCGACTCCCCCGATCTCGCCTCGCGTTGCAACCTCGCGGATCTGCCGGACGTGTCCGGGGCTCCGCTGCTCGGCGCCCTCCCGGCCGGAGCCGGCGGACTCGCTCCGGCCGACTTCCGTACCGCGGCGCCGGGTTGGCTGGCGCCTCGCCTCGACGGGACGTGGGACGCGGAGGCGTTCGCGGTGCGCGAGGCACCCTGAGACACCTCCGTGCAACCTCTTCCGCAACCTCTACGAGGCCTCGCTCTGTGCGATGAGCCGCACCAGTTCGACACGTGAGCGGATGCCAAGGCGGCTGAAGACGCCGCGCAGATGGTGGTCGATCGTGCGGGGGCTGAGGGCCAGACGGGCCCCGATCTCACGGTTGGTGGCGCCCTCGGCGACCATCCGGGCGACCAGCAACTGCTGGGCGGTCAGACGTGCGGTGGGATCCACGGCATGCCTCGGGGCGGCCGGGGCGCCGAGGGCGCGGAGCTCGGCCCGAGCCTGGGCCGCGCAGTGCGGCGCGCCGAATTGGTCGAAGGCCTCCAGGGCGCTGTGGAGACGG
This is a stretch of genomic DNA from Streptomyces sp. NBC_00285. It encodes these proteins:
- the bioB gene encoding biotin synthase BioB, producing the protein MDLLNTLVEKGLRRELPTREEALAVLATSDDDLLDVVAAAGKVRRHWFGRRVKLNYLVNLKSGLCPEDCSYCSQRLGSTTGILKYTWLKPDEASRAAAAGLAGGAKRVCLVASGRGPTDRDVDRVAGTIKAIKDQHEDVEVCACLGLLSDGQAERLREAGADAYNHNLNTSESTYGDITTTHTYADRVDTVTKAHAAGLSACSGLIAGMGESDEDLVDVVYSLRDLDPDSVPVNFLIPVEGTPLAAEWNLTPQRCLRILAMVRFVCPDVEVRIAGGREVHLRTMQPLALNLANSIFLGDYLTTEGQAGQADLEMIADAGFEVEGAGQVTLPEHRATAGGGCGSHGSADCGSHESTGCGSHEGGGLCGTAAPAAPAVSEPRTDLVAVRRRGAGTDLAPNA
- a CDS encoding adenosylmethionine--8-amino-7-oxononanoate transaminase translates to MPDLSGLPVSELLELDRRHVWHPYGPMPGRVDPLVVESASGVRLRMADGSGELVDGMSSWWSAIHGYNHPVLNEAAREQLGRMSHVMFGGLTHEPAVRLAKLLVDMSPEGLEHVFLADSGSVSVEVAVKMCLQYWRSLGRTGKQRLLTWRGGYHGDTWQPMSVCDPEGGMHDLWSGILPRQVFVDAPPAEYDESYADQLRGAIERHADELAAVIVEPVVQGAGGMRFHSPAYLRVLREACDAHDVLLVFDEIATGFGRTGTMFAAEHAGVTPDVMCVGKALTGGYMTMAATLCTPRVADGISRGEVPVLAHGPTFMGNPLAASVACASIGLLLAQDWLAEVERIGTGLREGLAPARELAGVRDVRVLGAIGVVQLDHEVDMKAATDAAVREGVWLRPFRDLVYTMPPYVTGDEDVARIARAVCAAAREG
- the bioD gene encoding dethiobiotin synthase produces the protein MPVLVITGTGTEVGKTVATAAVAAAALAAGRTVAVLKAAQTGVRPDEPGDADEVARLAGAVTKAEVARYPEPLAPATAARRALLAPVRPPEVAKAAAELAAEHDLVLVEGAGGLLVRFDDMGGTLADAAELLRAPVLVVASAGLGTLNTTELTARELRRRGLDFEGVVIGSWPDSPDLASRCNLADLPDVSGAPLLGALPAGAGGLAPADFRTAAPGWLAPRLDGTWDAEAFAVREAP